In Sebaldella termitidis ATCC 33386, one DNA window encodes the following:
- a CDS encoding BlaI/MecI/CopY family transcriptional regulator — protein MKNSFSISEAEYQVMKLIWDKAPVSTKEVTEILTVESSWKPKTIQTLLSRLVKKGAIGYKKEGRVFVYTPLIKEEDYVEQESSSFLNKFYDGALNSMVVNFLEQDKLTENDINELKKILDMEKDKKGK, from the coding sequence ATGAAAAATTCATTTTCTATTTCAGAAGCAGAATATCAGGTTATGAAATTAATTTGGGACAAAGCCCCTGTGAGTACAAAGGAAGTTACTGAAATTCTCACAGTTGAAAGCTCGTGGAAGCCTAAGACAATACAGACACTGCTTTCGAGATTGGTAAAAAAGGGTGCGATAGGCTATAAAAAAGAGGGGAGAGTATTTGTGTATACTCCGCTGATAAAAGAGGAAGATTATGTGGAACAGGAAAGCAGCAGCTTTTTGAATAAATTTTATGACGGTGCCCTGAATTCTATGGTAGTTAACTTTTTGGAACAGGATAAGCTTACGGAAAATGATATAAATGAACTAAAGAAAATTCTTGATATGGAAAAAGACAAGAAGGGGAAATAA
- the blaOXA gene encoding class D beta-lactamase — protein MKRILLVIMLAFSTILCKAQPKSENTVNNAASGGIQEENLQKYFDDLNIKGSITIYDYKNKKWYYSDKKDSEKRTLPASTFKIPNSLISIEEYAVKDENEVLKWDGVIREFPAHNADTDLKTAFKNSTVWFHREMSRRVGIDKYRKYLKEFNYGNQKLSGIPDYFWLDNTLVISPAEQINFLSGLYDEKYPLSKRTYNIVKNVMIEKKTDSYTLRAKTGSGLVKTLDIGWYVGYIETKDNVYFFATRLQQDEPDKNDDFLNLRKTITFNIFQDMGVM, from the coding sequence ATGAAAAGAATTCTATTAGTTATTATGCTGGCTTTTTCTACTATTCTGTGCAAAGCCCAGCCAAAATCAGAAAATACTGTTAACAATGCTGCTTCCGGAGGAATCCAGGAGGAAAATCTTCAAAAATACTTTGACGATCTGAATATAAAAGGAAGTATTACCATTTATGATTATAAAAATAAAAAATGGTACTATAGCGACAAAAAAGACTCAGAGAAACGAACTCTTCCGGCCTCTACCTTCAAAATACCAAATTCACTGATAAGCATTGAAGAATATGCTGTAAAAGATGAAAATGAAGTTTTGAAATGGGACGGAGTTATAAGAGAATTTCCAGCACATAATGCAGATACAGACTTAAAAACTGCTTTTAAAAATTCCACTGTCTGGTTTCACAGGGAAATGTCAAGAAGGGTCGGAATTGATAAATACAGAAAATATCTGAAAGAATTTAATTACGGAAATCAAAAGCTTTCAGGAATACCGGATTATTTCTGGCTGGATAATACACTTGTTATTTCACCTGCTGAACAAATAAATTTCTTATCCGGGCTTTATGATGAAAAATATCCGCTTTCAAAAAGAACCTATAATATTGTAAAAAATGTAATGATTGAGAAAAAGACAGACTCATATACCTTAAGAGCCAAAACCGGAAGCGGATTGGTAAAAACTCTGGATATAGGCTGGTATGTTGGTTATATAGAAACCAAAGACAATGTTTATTTTTTTGCTACAAGATTACAGCAGGACGAACCTGATAAAAATGATGATTTCCTGAATCTGAGAAAAACTATTACTTTTAATATTTTTCAGGATATGGGAGTTATGTAA
- a CDS encoding MmcQ/YjbR family DNA-binding protein, protein MTDTDILFKNKKADIKRLLSYGFIKREKNYIYSAKLVNDQLEMTVIITEAGKLSTEIRDTLSKELYIVHKVSNSYGGFVGKVREEHNRILNDIIKNCFDNDTFKSEYSKLVIEYVRKKYNDELQFLWKKFPDNAVFRRKDSNKWYAALLILQKHKLGLKEDGIVEIIDLRIKPEELISLIDNKKYFPGYHMNKKHWFTICLDGSVPIEEIFSHIDKSYTLAQ, encoded by the coding sequence ATGACTGATACGGATATTTTGTTTAAAAATAAAAAAGCAGATATAAAGCGGCTTCTTTCCTATGGATTTATAAAAAGGGAGAAAAATTACATCTATTCTGCCAAATTAGTAAATGATCAGCTTGAAATGACAGTAATTATAACAGAAGCCGGAAAATTATCAACAGAAATCAGAGATACGCTTTCAAAAGAACTTTACATTGTTCATAAGGTTTCCAATTCATACGGGGGCTTCGTCGGAAAAGTCCGTGAAGAACATAACAGAATTCTTAATGATATTATAAAAAACTGTTTTGATAATGATACATTTAAAAGTGAATATTCAAAACTGGTTATTGAATATGTCAGAAAAAAATACAATGACGAACTTCAGTTTTTATGGAAGAAATTTCCTGATAATGCGGTTTTTCGCCGTAAGGACAGTAATAAATGGTATGCAGCATTACTAATTCTTCAAAAGCACAAATTAGGACTGAAAGAAGACGGCATAGTTGAAATAATTGATTTGAGAATTAAGCCTGAAGAGCTGATCAGCCTTATTGACAACAAAAAATATTTTCCCGGTTACCATATGAATAAAAAACACTGGTTCACTATCTGCCTTGACGGCTCGGTTCCAATAGAAGAAATTTTTTCACATATTGATAAAAGTTATACACTGGCACAATAG
- a CDS encoding BlaR1 family beta-lactam sensor/signal transducer, with protein MIRTNFICFLMNSFTISVFILVILGIKGIFKKHITAKWQNNTDFLFLLILAVPFIPSRIFDYRVLNNFTFHKLNAGQITEIGMAGNDRSGTLVHAADWIQDFGVSANHSMPEYIVLFLIGVWAAGIFIFLFLIIMGSFRLGKIGKSLIFVRDKKINDLYAECCNILKISKKPVMGTSSLTRVPVTMGVFRSYIVLPEKISEQFSSKEIKYIFLHELNHYKSRDVLINWIMLFFQVIYWFNPLIWLIFKQIRIDREIACDAAVLKVLDETSFHDYGYTIINFITKLSETPHMFMTASLGGTKKELKKRIKKIAVYTRETISMKIKSFFVFTGLSVFLLSQIPAVTQMAYTEKYDFRGKNIVYEDLSTYFRGFNGSFVLYNMKNDQYFIYNRDKSITRTAPDSTYKIYDALIGLELGIIKNDDSVMKWDGKKNPYQVWDQDQTLESALRNSVNWYFQEIDKKAGKKQLYSYYKKIAYGNYNLAGDISDYWMGSSLRISPVEQVLLLKNFYTGSLDFSNKNIKTVKNAMKLSENNKAALYGKTGTGAVNGKNVNGWFVGFVEKEDNVFIFAVNIQGKDDAGGKKAAETALAVLKDKNIY; from the coding sequence ATGATCAGGACGAATTTTATCTGTTTTTTGATGAATTCTTTTACAATATCTGTTTTTATTTTAGTTATTCTGGGAATAAAAGGTATATTTAAAAAACATATTACTGCAAAATGGCAGAATAATACTGATTTTTTATTTCTGTTAATATTAGCTGTACCTTTTATACCAAGCAGAATTTTTGATTACAGAGTTTTGAATAATTTTACGTTTCATAAGCTGAATGCAGGTCAGATTACAGAAATCGGAATGGCGGGAAACGACAGAAGCGGGACTTTAGTACATGCTGCTGACTGGATTCAGGATTTTGGCGTATCTGCCAATCATTCAATGCCTGAATATATTGTCTTATTTTTGATAGGAGTATGGGCTGCCGGAATTTTCATATTTTTATTTCTCATAATTATGGGCAGTTTTAGACTTGGAAAAATCGGAAAATCACTAATTTTTGTGAGAGATAAGAAAATAAACGATCTTTATGCGGAATGCTGCAATATACTTAAAATAAGCAAGAAACCTGTGATGGGGACGTCTTCTCTTACCCGGGTTCCGGTAACAATGGGAGTCTTTCGGTCATATATCGTACTTCCTGAAAAAATATCCGAGCAGTTCAGCTCAAAAGAGATAAAATATATTTTTTTACATGAACTGAATCATTATAAAAGCAGGGACGTTTTGATTAACTGGATAATGCTGTTTTTTCAGGTTATTTACTGGTTTAATCCGCTGATATGGCTGATTTTTAAGCAGATACGCATTGACAGAGAAATAGCTTGCGATGCTGCAGTGCTGAAAGTGCTTGATGAAACCTCTTTTCATGATTACGGATATACTATTATAAATTTTATAACAAAATTATCTGAAACTCCTCACATGTTTATGACAGCAAGTTTGGGAGGAACTAAAAAAGAACTCAAAAAGCGAATAAAAAAAATAGCGGTTTATACCAGAGAAACAATCAGCATGAAAATAAAGAGTTTTTTTGTTTTTACGGGACTGAGTGTTTTTTTGCTGAGTCAGATTCCGGCTGTAACACAGATGGCTTATACTGAAAAGTATGATTTTCGGGGAAAAAATATTGTTTATGAAGATCTCAGCACTTATTTCAGGGGATTTAACGGAAGCTTTGTTTTATATAACATGAAAAATGATCAGTATTTTATTTATAACAGGGATAAAAGTATCACCAGAACAGCACCTGATTCTACCTATAAGATATATGACGCACTTATCGGGCTGGAGCTGGGAATAATAAAAAATGATGATTCTGTTATGAAATGGGACGGGAAAAAGAATCCTTATCAAGTGTGGGATCAGGATCAGACTCTTGAAAGTGCATTAAGAAATTCCGTAAACTGGTATTTTCAGGAAATCGATAAAAAAGCCGGGAAAAAACAGCTTTATTCTTATTATAAAAAAATAGCCTACGGAAATTATAATCTTGCCGGAGATATATCAGATTACTGGATGGGTTCTTCTTTACGGATTTCTCCGGTGGAGCAGGTTTTACTGCTGAAAAATTTTTATACAGGCAGTTTGGATTTCAGTAATAAAAACATAAAAACTGTAAAAAATGCAATGAAATTATCAGAAAATAACAAAGCTGCCCTTTATGGAAAAACAGGAACCGGAGCAGTAAACGGAAAGAATGTAAACGGCTGGTTTGTGGGCTTTGTGGAAAAGGAAGATAATGTATTTATTTTTGCCGTGAATATTCAGGGAAAGGATGATGCAGGCGGGAAAAAAGCAGCAGAGACTGCATTGGCTGTTTTGAAAGATAAGAATATATATTAA
- a CDS encoding replication initiation protein — protein MLNIYNSQQFNFLKKHNFSVFTNKSLNKKEKKFLKTLYISCGIIDKNNSEISYKTEDILSILNYDSIARLEKFLNNIISKRVFYRIEEDNKLLQNGSFGIINSYSVYKGKVYFLLSEEILLSFVEKTLFSYLKIDKFIFMEENFSYNLYLYLIPLFYNQKEVNIELDKLKNILNAETSYERFYDFEKYILKKAIEDIVTFSKYNLSYYKMKTGKNINNKVTAIKFILNNKKPGNYFDVKYAANELLNMVKSHITNINEMYELILLYIVKRNYDYVLLNIKYVLANYTDNIEKHLKRALLYDLGNTEKTDKYTLYVEDIAHFKTPFILQMNLWRHLNKVSSEIPDYDDVNRLYYSDFFKKIIKLKDKEEFDFTNDSVRIFIKYNVKEESIIRIYIHKEV, from the coding sequence ATGCTAAATATATATAATTCCCAACAGTTTAATTTTCTAAAAAAACATAATTTTTCAGTTTTTACAAATAAATCATTAAATAAGAAAGAAAAAAAATTTTTAAAAACCCTTTATATCAGCTGCGGTATTATCGATAAAAATAACTCGGAAATATCCTATAAAACCGAAGATATATTAAGTATTTTAAATTACGATTCCATCGCACGTCTTGAAAAATTTCTTAATAATATTATCAGTAAAAGAGTTTTTTACAGAATTGAGGAGGATAACAAACTTCTGCAGAACGGGAGCTTCGGAATTATAAACTCTTATTCTGTATATAAAGGCAAGGTCTATTTTCTTCTTTCCGAAGAGATACTCCTATCTTTTGTGGAAAAGACTCTTTTTTCATACCTGAAAATAGATAAATTTATTTTTATGGAGGAAAATTTCTCTTATAATCTTTATTTATATCTTATTCCGCTTTTTTATAATCAAAAAGAAGTAAATATCGAACTGGATAAGCTCAAAAATATACTTAATGCCGAAACCAGCTATGAAAGATTTTATGATTTTGAAAAATACATTCTGAAAAAAGCAATTGAGGATATAGTAACTTTCAGTAAATATAATCTTTCATATTATAAGATGAAAACCGGAAAAAACATAAATAACAAGGTTACCGCAATAAAATTCATACTTAACAATAAAAAACCCGGCAATTACTTTGATGTAAAATATGCTGCCAATGAACTCCTGAATATGGTTAAGTCTCACATAACCAATATAAATGAGATGTACGAGCTTATTCTTCTTTATATAGTAAAAAGAAACTATGACTATGTACTTCTCAATATAAAATATGTACTTGCCAATTATACCGACAATATAGAAAAGCACCTGAAAAGAGCTCTTTTATACGATCTCGGCAATACTGAAAAAACAGATAAATATACACTTTATGTAGAGGATATTGCACACTTTAAGACACCTTTTATACTTCAGATGAATCTTTGGAGACATTTGAATAAAGTCAGCAGTGAAATTCCTGATTACGATGATGTAAACAGACTTTATTACTCAGATTTTTTCAAAAAAATAATAAAGCTTAAGGATAAGGAAGAGTTTGATTTTACTAATGATTCTGTGAGAATATTCATAAAATATAATGTAAAAGAGGAAAGTATTATCAGAATATATATTCATAAGGAAGTATAG